ACCCTAGTCAAGTTCGTCTCAGCTTGCCTCGCTTCCATCACTAATTAAGACATATCTAAATTCAATTCATGTATGATCTATGTAATTAACTCCTAAATCATGTCAATTTTAATGAATCATAAAATGCAACAAATCAATGAGACAAACCTtgctatcttcacttttatctgcttccttattattattattatcttctttttcttcttctctgttGGGAAGCTTTATAGTGCAATCAATATCCTCCATTACAAGTATGGAACGGTTGGACATGCCAAGGATCAGATTCTTCAAGTCCTTATTATTACTAACAGCAGTAAGATCTAAGTCATAGATGTCATAATTAAGATAATTCGCCATGGCGGCGATGAGACTCGATTTGCCAGTCCCTGGAGGACCATACAGCAGGTAgcctcttttccaagctttcccAATCCTCTTATAAAACTCTTTCCCATTCACAAATTTTTCCAAATCATCAACTATCTCCTTCTTGAGTTCATCATCAATTGCAAGTGTCTTGAAACTCATGGGGTGACAAAACTTGACTTCTCCAACCCAATAATGATCATAGTCAATTGTGTGAAGCTTCAAAGCCATGTTCCCTTCTCTAATAGCCTTTGCTCTTTCCAACACAAAGGGCAAATATGAATTGAAGATCTTGTCTCTGTGTTTCATGTGAAAGGTGAGTTCATAGGATCTTACTTCTGATTTCAAAGAAGCATTGATATCATCAGGGTGTTCTTTGTTACCAGCTGAAGCAACATATTCACAGCAAAGCTTCCACCTCACCATAACTCCTTCATAATCATCACAAACTTCTTGGTTCTTGTCCATAACAAATGCAAGATTCTTGTCCTCCATTGATTTGCTTGCTTTAACTCTAACCGCAGAGAGTGTGCCTTTGCTTCCTAAATAGACCTCTGCAGCCTCATAAACTTGGTTCTTTGAAACTCCTTTGAACTCTTCGATCACAATGGTGAGTTGGGAGGAGAAGAAACGCTTCATGCCATGAAACTTTAAGTTGAAAAAGTTTATGATCTCATGAGGAATGTAATCGTAGACAATTGTTCGAATTAGCATAGCCGAGGCTGCAATGGAAGCCACTGTGGATATAACTGCAGtgccattgttgttgtttcCATGATCTTGGAAACAGTTGTCCATGATTTTGTTGAGAAGAAGCAAGGTATGGGAGGGGAAGATAGAGAAGAGGGTCTTGTTGACCAAAACAAGTTTAGGCTTTATTATTGTGAAAACTCATATAAGTGCAGAGGTGGTGATGGTGATAGAGTAGAGTTGAGAGAGAGAAAGGTTAGAGCATGCAAAGATCAGAAAATGAGAGAATGGAATTAATAATGAATCACATCTGATTCAGTTACACAAAGGTATTCAGAACAAAAAACAGTAACTTAACTTCTAATTATGGCTAACAAACTCTGGTTAGCTTCTAACTCAAGTTAGAGTTAATTAACACTTAAATATCTAGCTGACTAGGGTTTGTTTGAGTGagcttctaaaaaaaatatctattttcgatttatctttttttaaaagattttatagaaaaataaaaataattttatgtttggatatctcattttaaaagatctttttatctatcaattatattttgatataataatataaaagtattttttatttatttattatataaaaaacgtatttttttaaataaaaaatataaaatacagcttttttaaaaaaattatttttttaatatttttacttttattactaaaaatttattaaatatactgacaaaaaaatctttatttattaataaaagatatttttattaaaataacgATATCCAAACAAACACTAAATGAACCAGCACTCCACCAACTAGTTGCAGCATAACTAACTCCACACACACAGTAGTTAGTTATGCATGCATCAAGTCAGCTCCTCTATCACTACTAGCTGAGTTCTATTGTCCACAATTATTACAAGTTTAAATTCGATGCAAGACTATGTATTTAAAAAGTAGGTATTTTTGATAATACGATATATATGTATGTGTAATACTAGTTTATATCGACAATATTAAATTCTATTATTATACTCAAAacatatcaatatttttttttaatttaaaatttccaaattttctaattttagttattttgttATTATGCGGTTATATTATACCACAAAAAGGAATTCAAACACACAGAAACATATCTAGCAACTTGGAAAATGGAGAGTTCATTTGTAGTATCTAGCAATTTATCTATTATGTGGCAGCAAATCAGCAAAGTATAATTTGCCTCTTAAATTATAGTGCATAAGCATACAACTAATCGTCCAAATAAGGTGGGAAATTGCTTCttgaattaatttttcttgttcttgtgCCGGCCATAAATGTGAATGAAATGGCAGCATCACTGCTTCactgaaaaaaaattaaaatttgtttgggtaagttttaaaaaaaatatattttttgagtttttttaatttttttaaaagaataaaaataattttatctttaaattcatataaaaagattcttttatttatcaattatgtttaaatataataatataaaattatttttttatttttttattagataaaaaataattttttaataaatttttttaaaaaaagatataaattataattttaaaaaaaataatttttttctagtatttttatttttgctattaaaaatttgtcaaatatactaaaaattaaaaaaaaaactttttttaataacttATACTTAATGACACACTCAAACAAACTCTTAGTCTATGAATACCAAATGAAGGTAAAATATTCTTCTTTAGAGTACAGCAACATATTCTTTAgagtaaatatataattaaatataaacccttttttatttaaaattcaaaatgttATGATTTGAGTTTGtctgtttatttgattttgaaaaaaaaaactaaacttaAAGAAAtgaataattaaacaaaaattctTTCTTAACAAAAACGGgtgaaattaaatttatttaaaaacatTTGAGGTAATTGAAacgataatttttttaagactAAATTCACATAATTCAGTAACATCAAGAGTAAAAAAATTCATGTAAAAATGAACCTACCAAtatctattaattatttataaatttttattcttttaattaattatcttCTACTATTGTTGAAATgagtttttaattatttgaataaatatttaaaaatatttcttcctaaaataataaaaaagcgACTGATCATGTTGAGCTACTAGtgtaaataatatgaataaaatttggcacaaaaataacttataagAGATATTATTTAATATGGTGAGATATTAACTATATCAAACAAAAGTTTCCTAAACATTAAGCTTGTTACAATAATATcgtgaaaaaataaaatatgttgaAGAGTGAAGGCTAAAGAAAGGTGTAACTGTTTAAGGTGGAGTTAAACTTCAAAGTGATTTTATAAGTtaattgtaacaccctaccacactaaGTTTTACGTTTAAGTCGTAAAatagaggtggtgtggtattacgacctctgaATAAAATAAgtacatataatagcagaagaattataatatgctaggagctttgaagaatagaggaaacAAAAATCGCGaaataaaagcgcaacgctcaaaGAACGAGTTAACCTGCGTGCTAAGAAAACCATAACTATTAAACACAAGATAATAGAAGTGGGAATAGAgtgccaaagatacaaaataccaagctcctaactcagcctgcgaagtcaagactggccggagaatatttacacatatatacatacatatccaaaacccaaaagtacatatacacaatcctgcctctccataaacctctaagaggataaaaaaaaataagtcaTGCGGAGAGAAaactaagtacatatatatacatcatagCATAACAAAATATCCCAGTAACCACTCCGCCTCaagagtccagacgcctaacgagatgcctttcgacctgcatctgaaaaataataacatagtatggaatgagaaccggaggttctcagtatggtaaaggtgccacacacataatatataaggtcctgggaatgccagaggcaatcctagaacgccgacactcagattatagagcttaaagtattaaatagaagtcataaaaggtggtttactaaggatatttaaacctaacttaacttaaccttaaatctaaATTCCATTCTGCCATTCCTCCTTACCTCCAACTCCATCATGCATTTTCACAGACAAGTAAACAAACAAAGGcaagcacaagaaggttacaagtactgcagataacaaatatacatttaacatggcaagtacatttaggcacacccagttaatacacaagcaagtaattcaagtaatatgcatatgatgcatgcctgtcctatggctgatgaggctcatctgtcggttatccagccaacccgacaagtctgaattgtacttagactgttccccgacgtgcatccccaagagtctatgcatagtttttctcaaataatcaataatactcaatgggggtaacattcccgggaatttatatagtgcccggtcacacacttacgtcgtagggtcaacagagtatcgagttttcaacctggtacacgtggtggcaagccacgacacttaatccagggaatctcgtatctcagattattcaaattcataagccatataaataattcaattataattcatcaacatccacatcattctcaatcgcatctcattcatcattatacgtcaatcatattcaatccttatccttcattatcacacctcccattccatccatcaatagttccaattcaaaacataattcattcttttctaaatgaatcaaacttaaaacatgctcattttcttaataactctaaatcaaaccatataccctttgaatctaaatctttttagataatcagcatctcctctaaaactcggactttgccacccttttcgggtccaaacctgcattcttttcaattcaacatatccttcctcatcatcataacAGTCACCACAATAGTTATACTTCAAATCAATAATTTACCAAATCATTAATTAATCAACAAGCACCGAACCAGCCatgttcatcaacaataacattcaacatccaaaattaataactaattatccaataaacttcaaccaaatatattcatcaacaaattactaaacattaaacatacacctgcattccaacttatcctatggtcatctagcctaagttttcacagaacattatatattaaatgcaagaaacctaaaccataccttggccgatttccacgtaacgaccaaagcaaattatttaaaaccaaggcagccccttcaaaattcaactaatcagcttcctccaagttccaatattcacaatttcaagctccaattatttattcacaatctaatacacattcataacacatatatatccaatttaatactcaaagctcaaattcaaagaaaataaaatagaattatcgtatcctcaccttacccaagcttcacataagcaagagtgaacgtttccctcaagctaattggatcctaaaacatcagaaATCAAAGAAATGCAATCTTCCCACTCAAAATTCGAAAATTGGGGAAAAGAGGAGACTGAGATGAAATAACAAgttacctatgaaattgtttcggtagaaacgtagagctcgacgcggtgaacgcgtggccgcaaacggtgcggcgattgGAGCTCGGACGGAGAAGTTATGGGAGTTGGAAATTAACGTAAGGGTTACGGGAAATAAATCGTTTCTCTTCTCCCTGGAAGCTGAAGGCTTCGTTGCTGCAGTAATGAGGAAGAAGACAAAGCTGGGTTCATTTAATAGGGCTGGTCCGGTTGGACCGATAGTCCGGTTCGGGTCCGGTTCAACCAGTTCGGCCTATTTGGTCTAATTTTGGACCGTTTTCTTcgaaattggtgtcaaaattctcgtttcgatgagctctatcctaatttaatataatat
The Arachis stenosperma cultivar V10309 chromosome 7, arast.V10309.gnm1.PFL2, whole genome shotgun sequence genome window above contains:
- the LOC130940992 gene encoding AAA-ATPase At3g50940-like, encoding MDNCFQDHGNNNNGTAVISTVASIAASAMLIRTIVYDYIPHEIINFFNLKFHGMKRFFSSQLTIVIEEFKGVSKNQVYEAAEVYLGSKGTLSAVRVKASKSMEDKNLAFVMDKNQEVCDDYEGVMVRWKLCCEYVASAGNKEHPDDINASLKSEVRSYELTFHMKHRDKIFNSYLPFVLERAKAIREGNMALKLHTIDYDHYWVGEVKFCHPMSFKTLAIDDELKKEIVDDLEKFVNGKEFYKRIGKAWKRGYLLYGPPGTGKSSLIAAMANYLNYDIYDLDLTAVSNNKDLKNLILGMSNRSILVMEDIDCTIKLPNREEEKEDNNNNKEADKSEDSKVTLSGLLNAIDGLWSCCGEERIIVLTTNHKEKLDPALIRAGRMDIHIHLSYCTFSAFQQLAFNYLGISQHKLFEEIQGLLGKVQVTPAEISGELTKNINSKEPLQELVRFLHSKDMVQEPQEISELNKVLKGVTGTSCLC